The Pseudomonadales bacterium genome contains a region encoding:
- the hrpB gene encoding ATP-dependent helicase HrpB codes for MTTALPIDAVLPQLCDTVRSAACVVLSAAPGAGKTTRVPLALLQAGDIAGRIIVLEPRRLAALRAAQYMAQQLSEKVGETVGYRIRGESKVSAHTKIEVVTEGVLTRLIQNDPELSGVGLVIFDEFHERSLHADLGLALVRDIQKNWREDLKLLVMSATLDGIAISALLDNAPIIVSEGRSYPVEMIYLGRNQNTPLENRVAQAVLRAVQETAGDILVFLPGLREIRRTQQALEKNLAENFLLCVLHGEAALAQQQAVLQKNADGKRKIILSTSIAETSLTIDGVCVVIDAGLVRTVRFDPRRGMSGLVTTPVSQATAEQRAGRAGRQQAGWCYRLWSEEQHAGLARFPQAEILRSDLMPLAIELAQWGVAETQLDFLDAPPLAHLQQARERLQSLGALDGDCRITTHGRAMAALPTHPRYAHMLLRAQEHGLGALACEVAALLDERDILRGSHSQSSNFQSGNDADFYWRWQALKKNGAIDRAVRERVQQQVQRLREWISAQGDSAAHEQQLGLMIALCYPERVARRRDTRGERWQLANGVGASLQQGSALAREEWIAIADLDGEGRDARIYLAAALNPEDLPVFLPELFFAGEEVLWSSKEEAVIARSVQRFGALVLNEKPLPARGEMVVQELCRGLRSLGWSALPQTEATLQFLQRVRWVSAKNLIDDLPDFSENNLLENLEQWLAPYLLDVSRRSQLAQVDVFSALQARLDFSQQQQLKCVAPTHITVPTGSRIALDYSGEQPVLPVRIQEMFGAQETPRIAEGKIPVLIHLLSPRKMPLAVTQDLASFWQNAYKDVRKDMRGQYPKHYWPENPLEAEPTRRTKAADDRARKNN; via the coding sequence ATGACAACGGCTCTCCCTATCGATGCGGTTTTACCTCAGCTGTGCGACACCGTGCGCAGCGCGGCTTGTGTCGTGCTGTCCGCAGCGCCCGGTGCAGGAAAAACCACGCGCGTGCCGTTGGCGTTGCTACAAGCGGGTGACATTGCGGGGCGCATCATTGTGTTGGAGCCGCGCCGTTTAGCAGCTTTGCGCGCGGCGCAATACATGGCGCAGCAGTTGAGCGAAAAAGTGGGCGAGACTGTGGGCTATCGCATTCGCGGCGAGAGTAAAGTTTCTGCTCACACAAAAATTGAAGTGGTGACGGAAGGTGTGCTCACGCGCTTGATACAAAATGATCCCGAACTCAGCGGTGTGGGCTTGGTGATTTTTGATGAGTTTCACGAGCGTTCACTGCACGCGGATCTCGGTTTGGCACTGGTGCGCGACATTCAAAAAAATTGGCGTGAGGATTTAAAACTGTTGGTGATGTCCGCCACGCTGGATGGCATAGCCATTTCCGCGCTGCTCGATAACGCACCGATAATTGTCAGTGAAGGGCGCAGTTATCCCGTTGAGATGATTTATCTTGGACGCAATCAAAACACGCCCTTGGAAAATCGTGTTGCGCAAGCGGTGCTGCGCGCTGTGCAAGAAACGGCGGGCGATATTTTGGTGTTTCTCCCCGGCTTGCGCGAAATTCGTCGTACGCAACAAGCGCTGGAAAAAAATCTCGCTGAAAATTTTTTGCTGTGTGTGTTGCACGGCGAAGCGGCTTTAGCGCAACAACAAGCCGTGTTGCAAAAAAATGCAGACGGAAAGCGAAAAATTATTTTATCAACCAGTATCGCCGAAACTTCGTTGACGATAGACGGTGTGTGCGTAGTGATTGATGCGGGCTTGGTGCGCACGGTGCGTTTTGATCCTCGGCGCGGCATGAGTGGTTTGGTGACGACGCCCGTTTCACAAGCCACAGCGGAGCAGCGCGCAGGTCGTGCAGGGCGACAACAAGCGGGCTGGTGTTATCGTTTATGGAGCGAAGAACAGCACGCAGGGCTTGCGCGTTTTCCGCAAGCTGAAATTTTGCGCAGTGATTTAATGCCGCTGGCGATAGAATTAGCGCAGTGGGGCGTTGCAGAAACGCAGTTGGATTTTTTAGACGCACCGCCACTTGCGCATTTACAACAAGCGCGTGAACGCTTGCAATCTTTAGGTGCGCTGGACGGCGATTGCCGCATCACAACGCATGGTCGTGCGATGGCGGCGCTGCCTACACATCCGCGTTATGCGCACATGTTGTTGCGCGCACAGGAACACGGCTTGGGTGCGCTGGCGTGTGAAGTGGCTGCTTTATTGGATGAACGCGATATTTTGCGCGGTAGTCATTCGCAAAGTAGTAATTTTCAAAGTGGCAACGACGCCGATTTTTATTGGCGTTGGCAGGCCTTGAAAAAAAATGGCGCGATAGACCGCGCTGTGCGTGAACGCGTACAACAACAAGTGCAGCGCTTGCGTGAATGGATTAGCGCACAAGGCGATAGCGCAGCGCACGAACAACAATTGGGTTTGATGATCGCGCTGTGTTATCCCGAACGCGTGGCGCGGCGACGCGATACACGCGGCGAACGCTGGCAGTTGGCAAACGGTGTCGGCGCCAGTTTGCAGCAGGGCAGTGCATTGGCGCGTGAAGAATGGATTGCGATTGCCGATTTGGATGGCGAAGGGCGCGATGCACGCATTTATTTGGCAGCTGCTTTGAATCCTGAAGATTTACCTGTTTTTTTGCCAGAATTATTTTTTGCGGGCGAAGAAGTGTTGTGGTCATCTAAAGAAGAAGCCGTGATTGCGCGCAGTGTGCAGCGCTTTGGCGCATTGGTTTTGAATGAAAAGCCATTGCCAGCACGCGGTGAAATGGTTGTGCAAGAATTATGTCGCGGCTTGCGTTCTCTTGGTTGGTCTGCACTGCCGCAGACAGAAGCTACGCTGCAATTTTTACAACGAGTACGCTGGGTTTCTGCAAAAAATCTTATCGACGATTTGCCAGATTTTTCAGAAAACAATTTATTGGAAAACTTAGAACAGTGGTTGGCACCGTACTTATTGGATGTCAGTCGCCGCAGTCAGCTAGCGCAAGTGGATGTGTTTTCAGCACTGCAAGCGCGTTTGGATTTTTCACAGCAACAACAGTTAAAGTGCGTCGCACCGACGCATATTACTGTGCCGACTGGATCGCGTATCGCCTTGGATTATTCTGGCGAGCAGCCAGTATTGCCGGTGCGGATCCAAGAGATGTTTGGTGCACAAGAAACGCCGCGTATCGCGGAGGGAAAAATACCTGTGTTGATTCATTTGTTATCGCCACGGAAAATGCCTTTAGCGGTGACACAAGATTTAGCCAGTTTTTGGCAGAATGCTTACAAAGATGTGCGCAAAGATATGCGCGGGCAATATCCCAAACATTATTGGCCAGAAAATCCACTAGAAGCAGAACCGACACGACGCACGAAAGCAGCGGATGATCGCGCGCGAAAAAATAATTAG
- the ftsX gene encoding permease-like cell division protein FtsX, protein MKAPVKNKRTARGATTVAPSWRTLLQAWLQHHRHSANSSLQQQKRAPAQFFLTAIVIGITLALPALFMLAIHNVQKLGEHWNGNPRLSVFLERKTAAEKITELQQQLRQHTAVNTITLITPEQGLADFEKDTNLSNTLALLDENPLPPLLTVELKNDTAPEAVETLQKKWQQLPQVDSVRVDFAWLQKLFHLMQLGKRIAVGLAVLLGMGALLSIGNTIRLALENRRTEIVVANLVGATDAFVRRPFLYSGMWFGLAGGAVAIILMEVGYYSIVEPTAQLAALYHSTFSLQGPTLLTLLSLMVSGVAIGILGAWLTAWYHLRTMRPQ, encoded by the coding sequence ATGAAGGCGCCTGTTAAAAACAAACGCACTGCACGCGGCGCCACAACTGTGGCACCTAGCTGGCGCACGCTACTCCAAGCTTGGCTGCAACATCACCGACACTCTGCAAATAGCAGTCTGCAGCAACAAAAGCGAGCACCCGCACAATTTTTTTTAACAGCCATTGTGATTGGTATCACCTTGGCGCTGCCCGCTTTATTTATGTTGGCAATCCATAATGTGCAAAAACTGGGTGAGCATTGGAATGGCAATCCGCGTCTTTCCGTGTTCTTGGAAAGAAAAACTGCTGCCGAAAAAATAACCGAACTGCAACAACAACTACGACAACATACCGCAGTGAATACCATCACACTGATCACACCAGAGCAAGGCTTGGCGGATTTTGAAAAAGACACCAACCTGTCCAACACTTTAGCGCTGCTGGATGAAAATCCCTTGCCACCATTACTAACCGTAGAACTAAAAAATGATACTGCACCGGAGGCCGTAGAAACTCTACAAAAAAAATGGCAACAACTGCCGCAAGTAGATAGTGTGCGTGTTGATTTTGCATGGTTGCAAAAATTGTTTCACCTCATGCAATTAGGTAAACGCATCGCAGTTGGGCTCGCCGTGTTATTAGGCATGGGCGCGCTACTTTCTATCGGCAACACGATACGACTCGCGTTGGAAAATCGTCGCACCGAAATTGTGGTTGCCAACCTCGTCGGCGCTACCGATGCATTTGTGCGCCGCCCTTTTCTCTACAGCGGCATGTGGTTTGGTTTAGCGGGTGGCGCAGTAGCCATTATTTTGATGGAAGTGGGTTATTACAGTATTGTCGAACCAACCGCTCAACTAGCAGCGCTTTATCACAGCACATTCAGCTTGCAAGGCCCCACATTACTCACCCTGCTCAGCTTGATGGTTAGTGGTGTTGCCATTGGCATACTCGGTGCATGGCTCACTGCTTGGTATCATCTGCGCACAATGCGGCCACAATAA
- the ftsE gene encoding cell division ATP-binding protein FtsE, with translation MIEFQHVAKSYPNGFEALKHINFSLAAGQMTFLTGHSGAGKSTLLKLLLLMERPTQGNIIVAGQDLNKLSAARIPYYRRHIGVVFQDHQLLADQTVFDNVALPLHIAGHRHKDIGRRVRAALDKVGLLDREKYFPIALSGGEQQRVGIARAVVNRPPILLADEPTGNLDPVLSEEIMRLFADFSSVGVTVLIATHDLDLIHRFGKHRELVLQRGRLINDGGQ, from the coding sequence ATGATAGAGTTTCAGCATGTTGCCAAAAGTTATCCCAACGGCTTTGAGGCGCTGAAGCACATCAATTTTTCTCTCGCGGCTGGTCAAATGACTTTTCTCACCGGTCACTCCGGCGCGGGAAAAAGTACACTACTCAAATTGCTGCTGCTGATGGAGCGCCCTACACAAGGCAATATTATTGTTGCAGGGCAAGATCTCAACAAACTCAGTGCTGCACGCATACCTTATTATCGCCGTCATATCGGCGTGGTATTTCAAGATCACCAATTGCTCGCCGACCAAACCGTTTTTGATAATGTGGCATTGCCTCTACATATTGCGGGTCACCGCCACAAAGACATCGGTCGCCGTGTGCGTGCGGCATTAGACAAAGTGGGGCTGCTCGATCGCGAAAAATATTTTCCCATCGCACTTTCTGGCGGAGAGCAGCAACGCGTCGGTATTGCGCGCGCTGTCGTCAACCGCCCACCGATTCTTCTTGCCGATGAACCGACAGGCAATTTAGATCCTGTTTTATCGGAAGAAATCATGCGGTTATTTGCTGATTTCAGCAGCGTAGGCGTTACCGTCTTGATAGCCACCCACGATTTGGATTTGATTCACCGCTTTGGCAAACACCGCGAATTGGTTTTGCAACGCGGTCGTTTGATTAACGACGGTGGTCAATAA
- the rsmD gene encoding 16S rRNA (guanine(966)-N(2))-methyltransferase RsmD has protein sequence MAKSSSSKNENRVRIIGGRWRGRKIAFPDGEGLRPTGDRIRETLFNWLMPVLPEARCLDLFAGSGALGFEALSRGAAHCVMLERNSYAARSLQATRQLLGADAISQVVAADALSWLQAATGCFDVVFIDPPFADAQLSPAVFVEQLQQRALLSDDPWIYVEQPANIPLSPPQGFMTYRQQRAGLVQYGLWRRAENIL, from the coding sequence TTGGCTAAATCCTCATCGTCAAAAAATGAAAATCGTGTGCGCATTATCGGCGGGCGATGGCGCGGGCGGAAAATCGCCTTTCCCGATGGCGAGGGCTTGCGCCCCACTGGTGATCGTATCCGCGAAACACTGTTCAACTGGTTGATGCCAGTTTTGCCGGAAGCGCGTTGCTTGGATTTGTTTGCCGGTAGCGGCGCGCTGGGGTTTGAGGCTTTGTCGCGCGGTGCGGCGCACTGTGTGATGCTGGAGCGCAATTCATACGCAGCGCGGAGTTTACAGGCGACACGGCAATTATTGGGTGCCGATGCTATTTCACAGGTTGTGGCGGCTGATGCACTGTCGTGGTTGCAAGCAGCTACGGGTTGTTTTGATGTGGTGTTTATCGATCCGCCGTTTGCCGATGCGCAATTATCGCCCGCCGTTTTCGTTGAGCAGTTGCAGCAGCGTGCGCTGTTATCGGATGATCCTTGGATTTATGTTGAGCAGCCTGCAAATATCCCGTTATCACCACCGCAGGGTTTTATGACTTATCGGCAACAGCGTGCCGGTTTAGTGCAGTACGGGCTTTGGCGTCGAGCAGAAAATATCCTTTGA
- the coaD gene encoding pantetheine-phosphate adenylyltransferase has product MRRVIYPGTFDPITNGHVDLVERGCRLFDTVVVAIASSTRKNPLFTLEERVALAKKVLGHIDNVEVVGFDILLIDFVHQQKASGVLRGLRAVSDFEYEFQLANMNRALAPDVESLFLTPSDHLSYISSSLVKEIGSLGGDISKFVPPLVADALAEKFAARK; this is encoded by the coding sequence ATGCGACGCGTTATTTACCCTGGCACTTTTGATCCCATCACCAACGGTCATGTTGATTTGGTGGAGCGCGGCTGCCGCTTGTTTGATACCGTGGTGGTCGCCATTGCTTCCAGCACACGCAAAAATCCGCTGTTTACGCTAGAAGAACGCGTTGCGCTGGCAAAAAAAGTGTTAGGGCATATCGATAATGTTGAAGTGGTCGGTTTTGATATTTTGTTGATTGATTTTGTGCATCAACAAAAAGCCAGTGGTGTATTGCGAGGCTTGCGTGCGGTATCCGATTTTGAATACGAATTTCAGCTCGCCAATATGAATCGCGCGCTGGCGCCGGATGTGGAGAGTTTATTTCTCACACCATCTGACCATCTTTCCTATATTTCATCCAGCTTGGTGAAAGAAATTGGTTCGCTCGGTGGGGATATCAGCAAATTTGTACCGCCTCTTGTGGCGGATGCACTGGCGGAAAAATTTGCCGCGCGAAAGTAA
- a CDS encoding TRL-like family protein yields MKKLLTATAIAATVAMTAGCATARAPVSNGWLFTDVKGSESVGDATSGVRYGRACSANVLGLVAYGDSSTRTAASRAGISRIQTVDYSTNTVLGVWAQTCTLVYGE; encoded by the coding sequence ATGAAAAAATTACTAACAGCTACAGCGATAGCAGCTACCGTTGCCATGACCGCCGGATGCGCAACAGCACGCGCCCCCGTCAGCAACGGCTGGCTTTTTACTGATGTCAAAGGCTCCGAATCTGTCGGTGATGCCACTTCAGGCGTTCGATACGGCAGAGCGTGTTCCGCTAATGTTCTCGGCTTGGTTGCTTACGGCGATTCATCTACCCGCACAGCAGCTAGCCGCGCAGGTATCAGCCGTATTCAAACCGTTGATTACTCGACGAACACCGTTCTGGGCGTGTGGGCTCAAACTTGCACACTGGTATACGGCGAATAA
- the mutM gene encoding bifunctional DNA-formamidopyrimidine glycosylase/DNA-(apurinic or apyrimidinic site) lyase, which translates to MPELPEVETTRRGIVPYLIGRTVRQIKIHNRQLRWPIPASLNKKLAGQPITSVTRRGKYLLVHTAAGTLLIHLGMSGSLRVLENDEPRRKHDHVELFLDDGHCLRYCDPRRFGAWLWTSDDPLQHELLVKLGPEPLDQTFSAKYLLSRLEKRKQAIKTLIMDSHLVVGVGNIYANEALFLSGIHPQRSGASITEAEAQQLIRNIKQVLKSAIQRGGTTLRDFIGGDGKPGYFAQELLVYGRAGEACHHCKTCLEEIRLGQRSTVFCPRCQV; encoded by the coding sequence ATGCCAGAACTACCCGAAGTTGAAACCACACGGCGCGGTATAGTGCCCTATCTGATCGGGCGTACGGTGCGTCAGATCAAAATACACAACCGCCAACTGCGTTGGCCTATCCCCGCTAGTCTCAATAAAAAACTGGCAGGGCAGCCCATCACCAGCGTCACGCGACGCGGCAAATACCTGCTCGTCCACACTGCCGCTGGCACACTGCTGATTCACTTGGGGATGTCCGGCAGTTTGCGCGTACTGGAAAACGACGAACCGCGCCGCAAGCACGATCATGTCGAACTATTCTTGGATGATGGTCACTGCCTGCGCTATTGCGACCCACGGCGCTTCGGCGCATGGCTGTGGACTAGCGATGATCCGCTGCAACACGAACTGCTGGTCAAACTGGGACCTGAGCCGCTGGATCAAACCTTTTCTGCCAAGTATTTGCTGTCGCGCCTAGAAAAGCGCAAGCAGGCGATCAAAACCCTGATTATGGACAGCCATTTAGTCGTTGGCGTGGGTAATATCTATGCGAATGAAGCGCTATTTCTCAGCGGGATTCACCCACAGCGCAGTGGAGCCAGCATCACCGAGGCCGAAGCGCAGCAACTGATACGAAATATCAAGCAAGTATTGAAATCGGCCATTCAGCGCGGCGGCACCACGCTGCGCGATTTTATCGGTGGTGATGGCAAGCCCGGTTATTTTGCACAAGAGTTGCTGGTGTACGGACGGGCAGGAGAAGCCTGTCATCACTGCAAGACATGTTTGGAAGAAATACGGCTCGGCCAGCGCAGCACCGTTTTTTGTCCTCGCTGTCAGGTATAA
- the rpmG gene encoding 50S ribosomal protein L33 has translation MRDKIRLVSSAGTGHFYTTDKNKRTMPEKMEIKKFDPVIRQHVIYKEAKIK, from the coding sequence ATGCGCGACAAAATTCGCCTGGTATCATCCGCTGGCACTGGTCACTTCTACACCACTGATAAAAACAAGCGCACCATGCCTGAAAAAATGGAGATCAAAAAATTTGATCCCGTGATCCGCCAGCATGTGATCTACAAAGAAGCCAAAATCAAGTAA
- the rpmB gene encoding 50S ribosomal protein L28, whose translation MSKVCQVTGKKPVTGNNVSHAMNRTRRRFEPNLHHHRFWVATENRFVRLRVSAKGMRIIDKLGIDQVLANIRASGVKV comes from the coding sequence ATGTCTAAAGTCTGTCAGGTAACCGGCAAGAAACCCGTCACCGGTAACAATGTTTCTCACGCGATGAACCGCACGCGTCGTCGTTTTGAGCCAAATTTGCACCACCACCGCTTCTGGGTGGCTACCGAGAACCGCTTCGTGCGCCTGCGCGTTTCTGCTAAAGGTATGCGCATCATCGACAAACTGGGCATCGACCAAGTGCTGGCGAACATCCGCGCCAGCGGCGTTAAGGTCTGA
- the radC gene encoding DNA repair protein RadC, producing the protein MPITDWPINERPREKLLAQGATALSDAELLAIFLRTGTRGKTAVDLARELLTDFDGLRHLLSADRQAFCSRHGLGIASFVQLQAVLEMAKRHLLENLQRDTVFNNPADVRHYLKARLRDYRREVFLCLFLDTQHRVIGCEELFQGTLDASSVYPRDVVQRALALNAAALIFAHNHPSGIAEPSQADQRITTRLCEALALVDIRVLDHMIVGDGMVLSMAERGLL; encoded by the coding sequence ATGCCGATTACCGATTGGCCCATCAATGAACGCCCGCGCGAAAAACTCTTGGCACAAGGTGCCACTGCACTCTCGGACGCCGAACTGCTCGCCATTTTTCTGCGCACCGGCACACGCGGCAAAACCGCCGTTGATCTCGCGCGCGAACTGCTCACCGATTTTGACGGCCTGCGCCATTTGCTCTCGGCGGATCGCCAAGCTTTCTGTTCGCGGCACGGTTTAGGCATCGCCAGCTTTGTGCAACTGCAAGCGGTGTTGGAAATGGCGAAGCGGCACTTGCTGGAAAACCTCCAACGCGACACCGTGTTCAACAACCCTGCTGATGTGCGCCACTACCTGAAAGCGCGCCTGCGCGATTACCGCCGTGAGGTGTTCCTCTGCCTGTTTTTGGATACACAGCACCGCGTGATCGGCTGCGAGGAATTGTTTCAAGGCACGCTGGATGCCAGCAGCGTCTACCCGCGCGATGTGGTGCAGCGCGCACTGGCACTCAACGCTGCCGCGCTGATCTTTGCCCACAACCATCCCTCCGGCATCGCTGAACCCAGTCAGGCGGATCAGCGCATCACCACACGGCTCTGTGAAGCCTTAGCCTTGGTGGATATTCGTGTGCTGGACCACATGATTGTCGGCGATGGCATGGTGCTGTCTATGGCAGAACGGGGGTTGCTGTGA
- the coaBC gene encoding bifunctional phosphopantothenoylcysteine decarboxylase/phosphopantothenate--cysteine ligase CoaBC has translation MTASLANRQVLLGITGGIAAYKAAELVRRIQDCGATVRVIMTAGAMEFITPLTLQALSGNPVHTTLLDPEAEAGMGHIELARWADVLLVAPASADFMARLAQGQADDLLSTVCLATAAPVCLAPAMNQGMWRNAATQMNAEQLRARGIELWGPAEGVQACGDVGLGRMLEVDELLQKLAARFETGLLAGKRVLITTGPTREAIDPVRYISNHSSGKMGFALARACASAGALTTVIAGPVSLPTPSRVRRVDVVSAQDMFDAVMAEVEQCDIIIATAAVADYRPKNIAEQKIKKQSSDAMTLELVKNPDIIASVAALLNAPFVVGFAAETQNVEAYARDKMQNKKLDMIVANDVSQPGLGFSSDDNAATVFWKEGSEAFSAMSKNQLADNIVRVIATQNKK, from the coding sequence ATGACAGCATCGCTCGCCAATCGCCAAGTTTTGCTCGGTATTACCGGCGGCATCGCTGCGTACAAAGCTGCGGAATTGGTGCGGCGGATTCAGGATTGCGGCGCGACCGTGCGCGTGATCATGACGGCGGGCGCGATGGAGTTCATCACGCCGCTGACGCTACAGGCGTTGTCGGGCAATCCCGTGCACACCACCCTGCTCGACCCCGAAGCCGAAGCGGGCATGGGGCATATCGAGCTGGCGCGTTGGGCGGATGTACTACTGGTCGCACCGGCGAGTGCCGATTTCATGGCGCGTTTGGCGCAAGGGCAGGCGGATGATTTGCTGAGTACCGTGTGCTTGGCGACAGCTGCACCCGTGTGTTTGGCGCCTGCGATGAATCAGGGCATGTGGCGCAATGCCGCCACGCAGATGAATGCGGAGCAGTTGCGTGCTCGCGGTATCGAGCTGTGGGGGCCGGCAGAAGGCGTGCAGGCCTGCGGTGATGTCGGTTTGGGTCGCATGCTGGAAGTGGACGAGCTACTGCAAAAACTGGCAGCGCGTTTTGAAACGGGCTTGCTTGCCGGTAAACGGGTGTTGATTACCACAGGCCCTACGCGTGAAGCTATCGACCCCGTGCGCTATATCAGCAATCACAGCTCCGGCAAAATGGGTTTTGCGCTGGCGCGTGCCTGCGCGAGTGCTGGCGCTTTAACAACGGTAATCGCTGGCCCTGTATCGCTGCCCACACCGTCGCGCGTGCGGCGCGTGGATGTCGTGAGTGCGCAAGACATGTTTGATGCGGTGATGGCAGAAGTAGAGCAGTGCGACATCATCATTGCCACGGCGGCCGTTGCCGACTATCGACCGAAAAATATTGCCGAGCAGAAAATCAAGAAGCAGTCATCTGATGCCATGACGCTAGAGCTGGTGAAGAATCCCGATATTATTGCTAGCGTTGCCGCGCTACTGAACGCGCCGTTTGTGGTTGGTTTTGCTGCCGAGACACAAAATGTTGAAGCCTATGCGCGCGATAAAATGCAAAATAAAAAATTGGACATGATTGTCGCCAACGATGTCAGTCAACCCGGCTTAGGTTTTTCCAGCGACGACAATGCCGCTACCGTTTTTTGGAAAGAGGGTAGTGAAGCTTTTTCGGCGATGAGTAAAAACCAATTGGCAGACAACATTGTTCGTGTGATAGCGACACAAAATAAAAAATAA